GCAATGCGAGATACATTATACTATTCAAAAAAACAGTTTGTGGATTAAAATCATCAAGGCAGTACCTGACAAGAAAGGCACCAAGCATCAGAATATAAAGTAAATTCCACCCGGCTTTCTTTCGGTTATTATATCTGGAAGTGATGAAGAAAAATAAATATTGGATAGTGCTATGACACTTGAACATCAAGGATTTTTATAAAGGAAGTAGGTAAATAAGTGATGCTAAAATTCCCAGCTTGAATTTGtcatttttaaaaaaatggtATGAAATAGATACGATAGTTGCTCACAATCTGCTAGCTGCTAGTGAAGCGGACACATTAAACATGGGAATTGAGCCAATTATGAAACGAAGTTCCTGAAATATAAATGATGACAATTATTATGTGCAATATTGACCTAGTGAATTTCAGATATAAGAATCAGACTACTATCCAGAGATGGAGAATTACCTTATGTGGAAGTTTTGAATAGAGTACAACAAATAAGAAGACAGGAAGCATGTATGGTACTATCCTTCTATCAAGAAGGGCACCAACCTGAAAGTGAACTAAAAGGCTTCATCAGATCTCCAGTAAAACACCAACCGGTAAATCAGTAATGCCTTAACAATTCCTCAAATCTGTACTAGCTAGTTCGTCGAAATTTAGAAACAAATGATTGCCTTTATAAATTCAATGCAATGCTAACCAAAGCTTAGAAAACACCATACCTTTAGACACAGTTTCAAATTCAACGCAATGCCACTAAATCCTTGGGTAACCCTTATAACATTAATCCCTTACAATTTCAATCTATCTTGAAGTAAAACTGGAAATGGAAAATATGGTTTTTATTGTCATAATCCTTTAGGTTTTATACTTATATGGCAACACCAAATTTGAAAGAAAAAAAGTACCTAGGGTCAAGAAAAATGGCATGCAGACATTTCAAAAACACTATGGTCCAAGATCACTCAAATTTCAAACAACAGATCATATGATAGCTCTAACCAATAGAATCTGTCTTACCATGCAAAGAGGGTACGCCACAAGCATGGAGCGTGGAAGTGCTGAGGTAAAGTACCAATGAATTGAATGGGTCTTAAGCTTGTTAAGGAGAACATAAGTTCCAGTGGGTTAGTACGGATGTTTCATTTGTAAATGCACATTGAATAAATTGAATGGAACGTTCAGCCGCAGAGAGAAAAGTAGCATAATGTAATAGGATAACAAATTGGATATTTTGGAAGAGGAAATAAATATAAGTGTAGTTTCACAAAAGCATAAAGGATACACCCCATTCTGAACTTCGATTCAGAACTGAATTAAACCAGAGAACTTCAAATTCTGGCCACAGGATTCGACGCCACATGATAGAATCAATTAGCATTGTAAATCCTGAAAAACAAAATATTCATAGTGCAGCCGGAATTTTCTTAAAGGTTTTGTGTGGCAATTCCATTACAGAATATACAAATGTAACACAAAGAAACATACCAATGCATACAAGGGCGGTGCTTACGCAATATTTTACTGCTTCCAGCAGAGAAACAGACCTGCTCTGTAAATAGCATAGTCAAATTCATATGTTAGGGTAACTCAGCCCCAACAGTACAGAATGCATATAGAAACAAGAACAAGGTGTACGGATAATTCTTATAGTAGCCAAAAGTAGACATTACTATACACCATAGTGACCCTAcaacttcaacttcaagaatATTGCAAGGTGTGGTATATATGGCTATAAGAATGACGGAAGTTGGACATAAATTCTGAGGGGGGCTATCTTGATTATCCATTGCTTAAGGTACTTTTTTTGACAAACAAATGATGGCAGCTTGTGCTTCCTTAAGCAATTTGTAAATTCAaaaagagagggggggggggtaccACTAGATCAGGTACTACTGATTCAGGATAGAAACTAAAAAACACTAAGATCTTTCCAAAGATCCCTGAATGATTCCTCTTGTATGTTCTGAGGGTTTGTTGTTGCTCCTTCAAGTTCATAGTCATGGATATTCATACCATCTAGTATTCCTCAAAGTTCAGGACTAGAGTTATGTTTCTACTATTTAGTGGTGGTCCCAACCAGGTTCACTTCTAGGCAAAGTAAATACTTTAAACATATAGactcccccccccctccccccacaCCCTCGCTTTCAATAATGCTGTTGAACAACAGTACCAATTCCTGTGCAATTTACTAAAAATATAGAACTATATTGAAATATGAGTACAACTGTACAAACATGCAAACAATGCAAGTGATGAAACGAAAACAGCTTGGACATCTGGTAGGCCAGAAACTCACCAGCAAAAGTGCAAGCCCTATTGGGCCAAGAAGAAGAATCATATCACATCTAAAAACAACTGCAGCAACAATCTGCAAGAAAATGAGAATTGCATATAGTTTGGTTTAATTTAGTTACATAAAAAGCTTTAAATCGTTGTTGACCCTGATACTTGGTGCTGAAACTTGCACTTGTTGCAATCATGCTGTGTCCAGAACTTTAGATTGAGTTTACTTATTTGTTGTGTACCAACTCAAATTTTGAAAAACAAGAATCCACGTGATAAACTTTGGAAACAAGACAATCTTTAGAAAATGTGAAAACAACaccattcaaattcaaagaGTATATCTAAGGTAAAGCATACCAGGGCCTGTAATGTACATATGGTGCTTCCCTTAAACCATAAAGAGTATGCCAAGTTGACTGCATAACATACACCATAGAAGAGTCATTTTCTTTTTTGTAAACTCCTAATTAGTTTTCTGTTGTTGCCAAAAACTTGACAGAAACAGATTTCAGCTTTGTTTATACAATGTGCTCTGTGCTTACCTAAAGCTAAAGCAAAGATATTTGGAAGCGGACGACTTGAGTAGAACAGCAAGTGAAACTGGATAGCAGTTAGTACCACAAAGAACACTTCAGATTGATGGCCAAACTTCTTTTTTACCTGCTTGTTGTTAGACAACAGAACCATGATCTCCAATTAAAATAGTATGAGAAATCCAATATAAACTCTTAAATAGGAAGTTATCGAACCACCTAATCAAAACTATGCATGCCGAAATGGTATCTATTCCAATCAAAGGGGGAAAAAACAGGCGAGGATATTAAAGAAGACCAGAGGATTGATGTCCGATGCTCCAGATAAGCGAACCGCGCATCTACAGCACATAATCGACTAATAAACAACTACACCAGTCTAAATTAAATTTGGTTCATGGTATTAAAAGTCTGCATGTACTATATTCGAATTTACAAGCAAGATTCCTTTACTAATGTTAAATTCTTGACCATCTTTCTATGAGCTGTTTGCATGCCTGGCGTTTTATGTCTTATTCATTTTCAATATACCACTATGTTTTCAGAATATGAATAACAACAGAAAGCAGCAAGTAGTAAAGCACTAACAGCATCCGGTGTCAGATATAGTGAGAGATGAAAGGAGAAATACCTGAACTCGGAGAAGTCTCAAACTCATCAAAGTAACAAAGCTCAATAGTAATCGAACTACCAAAGAAAACAGAGAAAATTCAGTCTACCAAAACTGCATCCAAGAGAAGTTATTAACTTCTCAAGCCATACATCAAAATAGAATAAACATTCATGGAAGATATGTACCGAGCTTTAATGGTCACCTGTAAGAAGACTATAAAACTTTGGAACATGAAGTAAACGCATTACAAGGACTGCCGGCGATGAGAGAATAGAGATAACAAATGCTCCTGAAAATATTGACAGTACATCATATAATGTGATAATGTCATATAGAGACCACAAGCTCTGCAACCTAAAAAGACACATATGAATATCTTGTTTTGAGGAAATATTGTTTCATGCTGCACGAATCACGGGTTCAAGCCAACATGAACTTTACCTATAAATGTTCGAGGAACAACTCCAGGAAATTCTAAATGATCGTACTGCACAAAACCATAAAAATACATAGTGGAAATCAATTAATAAAGACCACAGATATTATCCTAAACAAAATTTGGAGAGTTGCTAGCATCAGTATTTACCTTCTCGATGTG
The sequence above is drawn from the Panicum hallii strain FIL2 chromosome 7, PHallii_v3.1, whole genome shotgun sequence genome and encodes:
- the LOC112901344 gene encoding dol-P-Man:Man(7)GlcNAc(2)-PP-Dol alpha-1,6-mannosyltransferase; the protein is MPRPKPAPASSGGWFAGWGWDLMFGSIAAFYAVMAPYTKVEESFNVQAMHDILYHTYHIEKYDHLEFPGVVPRTFIGAFVISILSSPAVLVMRLLHVPKFYSLLTVRLLLSFVTLMSLRLLRVQVKKKFGHQSEVFFVVLTAIQFHLLFYSSRPLPNIFALALVNLAYSLWFKGSTICTLQALIVAAVVFRCDMILLLGPIGLALLLSRSVSLLEAVKYCVSTALVCIGFTMLIDSIMWRRILWPEFEVLWFNSVLNRSSEWGTHSIHWYFTSALPRSMLVAYPLCMVGALLDRRIVPYMLPVFLFVVLYSKLPHKELRFIIGSIPMFNVSASLAASRLYNNRKKAGWNLLYILMLGAFLVSLGYSAVTFMASYNNYPGGYALKALHEADSSVKEKMVHIDAFTAMSGVSRFCENEYPWRYSKEEEISIEEFQERNFTYLLNEHQSISGYKCLFAVDGFSRVKLQPRIPPLSLVKEPKVFAHGNLRDPDILSLNWPGCP